A section of the Pochonia chlamydosporia 170 chromosome 2, whole genome shotgun sequence genome encodes:
- a CDS encoding meiotically up-regulated 71 protein (similar to Magnaporthe oryzae 70-15 XP_003718561.1): MSGERLNVIALISGGKDSFYSLLHCIHHGHRVVALANLFPTSEHTDSTAVRIIDPSQSINASSPAPGQDVVSPPAPEKDLNSFMYQTVGHEIIPLYAAATGLPLYRQPILGGALRHERDYDYTSTTGHDQGPAPVGDETESMVPLLRAVMSRHPEANALCSGAILSTYQRTRVESVALRLGLTPLSYLWKYPILPSVPGTVADEAQLLRDMATAGVEARIIKVASAGLDESHLWERVTSETGVSRIKASLRKFGAAEGASLGEGGEFETIVVDGPASLFKKRIVVPDDGRRAVPEGGGSTWLMLRGVKLEDKPVQELGGKLSVREPGLLDARFQSLTESLAQAPPDGQKHYFDSSKLIKASDLQSRVDSDSLCWTVVADSSATGSSIENETINVVGKINSLLSTNGLEPSQLTSVIIILRDMADFPRINAEYGNLFTKPNPPSRITISSGHLLPRDRNIVLYATAPTAAAKVARNGLHVQSRSYWAPANIGPYSQAIETAVTVDGHATSLRTVAIAGQIPLVPASMNLPSASATLLQEQIVLSLQHLWRIGSEMRVQCWSSAVTYLARQSSEADAQEAAKVAAQSWRLAHGSPEDDDETDNGPDPWDLKYNPQYQSLGGREVKTSSPSVADWSVYTLRQQNEPGSCIPPVFAAEVESLPRGSLVEWHAHNGLKNVEESSVELIHFPAVGVDGWQSWHMVVKATETIVVYTTMAYYGREESDAVEFHGLQQEMGKVYKASMRKLQPKVVCPEGTLPYLGYVDFNRAPGLWTGKGGTGIEIPFALVPCHSLWSSAGERPTAVVLYKTFLTATATS, from the coding sequence ATGTCTGGCGAGCGCCTCAATGTAATAGCCCTGATATCAGGCGGCAAAGACAGTTTCTACAGTCTCCTGCACTGCATCCACCACGGCCACCGCGTTGTCGCCTTGGCAAATCTCTTTCCAACGAGTGAGCATACCGACTCAACTGCCGTTCGTATCATTGACCCCAGCCAATCTATAAACGCGTCATCACCAGCACCGGGACAAGATGTAGTATCACCGCCAGCACCGGAAAAGGACTTGAATAGCTTCATGTATCAAACCGTCGGACACGAAATCATCCCTCTGTATGCCGCTGCCACAGGCCTCCCACTCTACCGCCAACCCATTCTCGGCGGCGCTCTTCGCCATGAAAGAGACTACGACTACACGTCGACGACAGGCCATGACCAAGGTCCGGCTCCTGTCGGTGACGAAACCGAGTCCATGGTACCCCTGCTGAGGGCCGTCATGTCTCGTCACCCGGAAGCGAATGCGCTCTGCTCCGGCGCCATCTTATCAACATATCAGCGGACAAGAGTCGAGTCCGTGGCCCTGCGGCTGGGACTCACTCCGCTATCGTATCTATGGAAATATCCCATCCTTCCCTCGGTGCCGGGAACTGTTGCCGATGAAGCTCAGCTGTTGAGGGACATGGCGACAGCCGGGGTGGAGGCCAGGATTATCAAGGTTGCAAGTGCTGGCCTTGACGAGAGCCATTTGTGGGAAAGGGTAACGAGCGAAACTGGTGTGAGTAGGATAaaggcttctttgaggaAGTTTGGTGCCGCTGAGGGGGCTTCTCTTGGTGAAGGTGGTGAATTCGAGACAATTGTTGTAGACGGACCGGCGAGTCTGTTCAAGAAGCGTATTGTTGTTCCTGATGATGGAAGAAGAGCGGTCCCTGAAGGAGGAGGGTCTACTTGGTTGATGCTGCGTGGAGTGAAACTTGAAGATAAGCCAGTCCAAGAGCTGGGAGGGAAGCTTTCCGTTCGTGAGCCTGGTTTGCTGGATGCAAGGTTTCAGTCTTTGACAGAATCGTTGGCCCAGGCACCTCCCGACGGTCAAAAGCATTACTTCGACTCATCAAAGCTCATAAAGGCGTCCGATCTGCAATCGAGAGTCGACTCGGACAGCTTGTGCTGGACCGTTGTTGCAGATTCATCAGCAACAGGGTCATCCATCGAAAACGAGACCATCAATGTGGTTGGCAAGATCAATTCGCTCTTGTCGACAAACGGGCTGGAACCAAGCCAACTTACGAGCGTAATCATTATCCTCAGAGACATGGCAGACTTTCCCAGGATCAACGCCGAGTACGGAAACTTATTTACCAAGCCAAACCCGCCGTCTCGAATTACGATATCCAGCGGACATCTCCTCCCCCGGGACCGAAACATCGTGCTATATGCCACAGCGCCAACTGCAGCGGCCAAGGTTGCAAGAAACGGTCTTCACGTTCAATCTAGGTCCTACTGGGCTCCTGCCAATATCGGACCATACAGTCAAGCCATTGAGACTGCTGTCACAGTTGATGGCCATGCTACGAGTCTGAGGACTGTGGCTATTGCAGGCCAAATACCGCTTGTACCGGCGTCGATGAATTTACCGTCGGCATCTGCGACATTGTTACAAGAACAAATAGTGTTGTCTTTACAGCATCTCTGGAGGATTGGGTCAGAAATGAGGGTTCAATGCTGGAGCAGTGCCGTGACCTACCTTGCCCGGCAAAGTAGTGAGGCTGACGCACAGGAGGCGGCCAAGGTTGCGGCACAATCTTGGAGGCTTGCACACGGTTCGCcagaggatgacgacgagacTGATAATGGACCGGATCCGTGGGATTTGAAATACAATCCTCAGTATCAGTCTCTAGGAGGGAGGGAGGTAAAGACGTCCTCTCCGTCCGTTGCCGACTGGTCTGTATACACTTTACGACAGCAGAATGAACCTGGGTCGTGTATCCCGCCAGTATTTGCAGCCGAGGTTGAAAGTCTGCCAAGGGGATCTCTTGTGGAGTGGCATGCTCACAATGGGCTCAAGAATGTGGAAGAAAGCTCGGTTGAGCTTATACATTTCCCGGCTGTTGGTGTGGATGGTTGGCAGAGCTGGCATATGGTTGTCAAGGCTACTGAGACTATCGTCGTGTATACCACAATGGCTTATTATGGACGCGAGGAATCAGATGCTGTCGAATTTCATGGCCTGCAACAAGAGATGGGTAAAGTATATAAGGCGTCGATGCGCAAGCTGCAGCCCAAGGTGGTTTGTCCTGAAGGCACCCTACCTTATCTTGGGTACGTTGATTTCAACAGGGCACCTGGTTTATGGACAGGCAAAGGCGGGACGGGTATCGAAATACCGTTTGCACTTGTGCCTTGTCACTCGCTTTGGAGCTCTGCTGGCGAGCGTCCAACAGCGGTGGTATTATACAAGACGTTTTTGACAGCTACAGCTACCAGTTGA
- a CDS encoding cutinase G-box binding protein (similar to Metarhizium acridum CQMa 102 XP_007807348.1) encodes MESSMMPQTVQQKPVFNRANFAQQKLGMYQAVAPASPAYSRPGSSCSQQPAMFGNGPAVLTPTGSPPPTSYKPAIMLETEFGDNPYFPSTPPLSTTGSAVGSPKSCDVLQTPLNPMFSGLDGLGVAKSGFESIESSILDWASCGSPPMTPVFIHSQPSRIPSLSSTASDLSNISCPSLSPSPAPYARSVSSENDVDFCDPRNLTVSASSNPTLAPEFNLNNFGEEEVKSLEQGSIDTSVLSQPAFDFSPAIASGLPAFEELSDFESEDELSNLVKSGEASRPRACTGSSVVSLGHGSFIGDDDFSFDENDTFQFPSLPSPPTSVEAGEDSHKDKRQKKTNNKDDRTVEPVINTAAADNQTAEVEEMSDQAASPVPSDSNSSAEADTPSAPLQAPTNRRGRKQSLTEDPSKTFVCDLCNRRFRRQEHLKRHYRSLHTQEKPFECNECGKKFSRSDNLAQHARTHSSGGAIVMNIIENTDPSTYEGGMVAGAPVDEYGNYGKVLFQIASEVPGSASELSSEEASDNGKKKRKRSD; translated from the exons ATGGAATCAAGCATGATGCCTCAAACTGTACAACAAAAACCTGTCTTCAACAGAGCCAACTTTGCTCAACAAAAGCTGGGCATGTACCAAGCCGTGGCTCCCGCCTCGCCTGCCTACTCTAGACCCGGTTCATCTTGCTCGCAACAGCCAGCTATGTTCGGAAATGGTCCGGCCGTCTTGACGCCAACAGGATCGCCGCCCCCTACCAGCTATAAGCCTGCCATCATGCTGGAAACGGAATTTGGTGACAACCCCTACTTCCCTTCCACGCCGCCATTGTCTACCACGGGCAGTGCAGTCGGCAGTCCGAAGAGCTGCGATGTGCTCCAGACCCCGTTGAACCCAATGTTCTCCGGTTTGGATGGCCTTGGCGTTGCAAAGTCGGGATTTGAGTCTATCGAGAGCTCAATCCTTGACTGGGCTAGCTGTGGCTCACCACCAATGACACCAG TTTTCATTCACTCTCAACCGTCCAGGATTCCCTCGCTTAGCAGCACGGCAAGTGATTTGTCAAACATTTCTTGCCCATCTTTGTCTCCGTCACCTGCACCGTACGCCAGATCTGTGTCCTCTGAGAACGACGTCGACTTCTGCGACCCGCGCAATTTGACTGTTTCTGCCTCGTCTAACCCAACTCTGGCCCCGGAattcaacctcaacaactttggcgaggaagaagtcaagtcttTAGAGCAGGGGTCTATTGACACGTCGGTCCTGTCCCAGCCTGCATTTGACTTCAGCCCTGCTATTGCAAGCGGTCTGCCTGCTTTCGAGGAGCTTTCCGATTTTGAATCTGAGGACGAGCTGTCCAACttggtgaagtctggtgaggCGTCTCGACCTCGAGCGTGCACCGGCTCATCTGTTGTCTCTTTGGGACACGGCAGCTTCAttggcgacgacgactttAGCTTTGACGAGAACGACACTTTCCAGTTTCCCTCTCTCCCCAGCCCTCCCACGAgcgttgaagctggtgaggaTAGCCACAAGGACAAGCGCCAAAAGaagaccaacaacaaggaCGACCGAACCGTGGAACCTGTCATCAACACTGCTGCAGCTGACAACCAGACCgctgaagttgaagagaTGTCAGACCAAGCAGCCTCTCCCGTGCCCTCCGACTCCAACTCATCTGCTGAAGCCGACACCCCATCTGCTCCACTGCAAGCTCCCACCAACCGCCGTGGTCGCAAGCAGTCATTGACTGAGGACCCTTCAAAGACGTTCGTTTGTGACCTTTGCAACCGACGTTTCCGCCGCCAAGAACACTTGAAGCGTCACTATCGATCCCTGCACACACAAGAGAAGCCTTTTGAATGCAATGAGTGTGGCAAGAAATTTTCACGAAGCGACAACCTCGCTCAGCACGCTCGCACCCACTCCAGTGGCGGTGCTATCGTCATGAACATCATTGAAAACACCGATCCTTCCACATATGAAGGTGGCATGGTTGCTGGTGCACCGGTAGATGAATACGGAAACTACGGCAAGGTTCTCTTCCAGATTGCCTCCGAGGTCCCTGGCAGCGCGAGCGAGCTGTCTTCAGAAGAAGCTAGTGAcaacggcaagaagaagcgaaagCGTTCCGATTAA
- a CDS encoding glycoside hydrolase family 18 (similar to Trichoderma reesei QM6a XP_006963738.1), translated as MRSIFHAAAAAIAATSFIQQTSAQTWSKCNPLQSTQCPPNTALGMTVNVDFRKGAVNSFAASGSPTYNQNGVSFTVARGGDAPQLASLFYIMFGRVEITMKAAPGAGIVSSLVLESDDLDEIDIEWLGSNPDEIQSNYFGKGQTTTYNRGQFHSVSGTQANFIKYTVDWTKDRIVWMAGGKVVRELKASDAQANQYPQTPMQVKFGAWAGGDPNTNPPGTVEWARGPTDYSKGPFSMLVQSVVIADYSTGKQYKYKDTSGSWESIEAIGGSVNGNFNNGNSLTVTATPSGGAPTSTGFVSVPVGGIGKDGSPATATQTGWPWVASASPSGGTIPSGWYMTPNGKIMRNNAAALKQSASIAIATLCPLTLGVLTFIYRLW; from the exons ATGAGAAGTATTTTCCACgctgcggcggcagcaaTCGCAGCAACAAGCTTCATACAACAGACTTCCGCACAAACATGGAGTAAATGCAATCCCCTACAAAGCA CACAATGTCCCCCCAACACAGCCCTAGGGATGACAGTAAACGTCGACTTCCGCAAAGGCGCCGTCAACTCCTTCGCAGCATCCGGCTCACCGACCTACAACCAAAACGGCGTGTCTTTCACCGTCGCACGAGGCGGTGACGCCCCCCAGCTCGCATCACTCTTCTACATCATGTTTGGCCGCGTCGAAATCACGATGAAGGCCGCTCCCGGCGCGGGCATCGTCTCCTCCCTGGTCCTCGAGTCTGATGACCTCGACGAAATCGACATTGAGTGGCTGGGCTCCAACCCGGACGAAATCCAGTCCAACTACTTCGGCAAGGGCCAGACGACAACCTACAACCGCGGGCAGTTCCACTCCGTGAGCGGCACGCAggccaacttcatcaagtaCACCGTCGACTGGACCAAGGACCGCATCGTGTGGATGGCCGGCGGCAAAGTCGTCCGCGAGCTCAAAGCCTCCGACGCCCAGGCGAACCAGTATCCCCAGACGCCCatgcaagtcaagtttgggGCCTGGGCGGGCGGCgacccaaacaccaacccgCCCGGCACCGTGGAATGGGCTCGCGGCCCTACAGACTACTCGAAGGGTCCGTTTAGTATGCTCGTGCAGAGCGTCGTTATAGCGGACTACTCCACTGGTAAGCAGTACAAGTACAAGGACACATCTGGATCGTGGGAGTCCATCGAGGCCATAGGCGGCTCCGTAAacggcaacttcaacaacggAAACTCCCTAACCGTCACGGCCACTCCCTCGGGTGGCgccccaacatcaacaggCTTCGTGTCCGTCCCCGTCGGCGGCATAGGCAAGGACGGCAGTCCCGCGACGGCCACGCAGACCGGATGGCCGTGGGTCGCCAGCGCGAGTCCCAGTGGTGGAACTATTCCCAGCGGGTGGTACATGACCCCCAATGGCAAGATTATGCGCAACAATGCCGCTGCCCTGAAGCAATctgcttccattgccattgccacgCTATGTCCCCTGACCCTGGGAGTGTTGACCTTTATCTACCGTCTTTGGTAA
- a CDS encoding DNA topoisomerase I (similar to Aspergillus terreus NIH2624 XP_001211728.1), with translation MSSDSSDDDRPLARPNGHLSSSKVSRAEDKALDRSQPRKTSGMAGIAVRNGPVDDAMDLDAPNGVNKRKSRSSISKVSYRDESDSDGEPLAKRPKPTSRPVDSDSDDEPISKVKAKRKSTSMLADSSDDEQPLGVQLAKKKAAIEKKAASEAQAIRAKEAKAAKSTPKKSIKDESDDEPLAKSSANKRQSNGSSTKRKSNGVKKEESDSDAPISKKAKAKSKTMTPAKGKAAASAKVAKKSKETSEEEEEYEWWNAPKPEDDSIKWQTLEHNGVLFAPEYEPLPKNVKLIYDGKPVTLNKEAEEVATFWVAMMTPASSHHLDNPVFRSNFFNDFSEIVKKHGGATDREGNKVQIKSLDKCDFTKIYDHWLAKTEANKTKNLSKEEKEAAKAKKDALEAPYLHCLWDGRKQRVGNFRVEPPSLFRGRGEHPKTGRVKTRVLPEQITINIGKNAKIPTPPAGHKWKAVQHDQKATWLAMWQENINGAYKYVMLGAASDVKGQSDFKKFEKARELKKYIGKIRKDYSRELKSEIMADRQRATAMYLIDQLALRAGNEKDTENEADTVGCCSLKYEHITLEPPDKVTFDFLGKDSIRYNETAHVEPQVFKNLKLFKKAPKTDGDDLFDRLTTSQLNKHLNSYMTGLTAKVFRTYNASYTMSTLLKELSQDPRSRGTIAEKVKLYNDCNRKVAILCNHKRTVGAGHEQQMQKMGDRIKGLRYQKWRTKKMILDLEPTQKKKKGASWFELDDDLDQAWIQEHQQFLIEEQRTKITKKFEKDNEKLKANKEKPMPEKQLKERLQAVKELETKFKKENKTGKVEAEGRGASVEKCMKAIEKLDERVKILETQAEDRDGNKEVALGTSKINYIDPRLTVVFSKKFDVPIEKFFSKTLRDKFRWAIKSVEDVDDWEF, from the exons ATGAGTTCTGACAGCTCCGACGATGACCGGCCACTTGCCAGGCCTAATGGACATC TTTCATCATCCAAAGTGTCACGCGCCGAGGACAAGGCTTTGGATCGTTCGCAACCACGAAAGACGAGCGGCATGGCTGGTATAGCCGTGCGTAACGGAccagttgatgatgccatggATTTAGACGCTCCAAACGGTGTTAACAAGCGCAAATCACGCTCGTCCATCTCGAAAGTCAGTTACAGGGATGAATCTGATAGCGATGGCGAGCCTCTG GCCAAGCGTCCAAAACCCACTTCCAGGCCTGTCGACTCGGACTCCGACGATGAACCGATCAGCAAAGTCAAGGCAAAGAGGAAGTCAACGTCCATGCTCGCTGATTCGTCCGATGATGAGCAGCCCTTAGGCGTTCAGTTGGCGAAGAAAAAGGCAGCcattgagaagaaggcagccaGTGAAGCTCAAGCGATTCGCgcaaaggaggcaaaggcGGCCAAATCGACTCCTAAGAAGAGTATAAAAGACGAGTCGGATGATGAACCGTTGGCCAAGTCGTCTGCAAATAAACGCCAGTCAAATGGTAGTTCTACCAAACGCAAATCCAACGGcgtcaagaaagaagagTCCGACTCTGACGCGCCGATCTCAAAGAAGGCCAAAGCTAAGAGCAAGACAATGACGCCTGCTAAGGGCAAGGCCGCGGCTTCAGCAAAGGTTGCCAAAAAATCCAAGGAAACCAgcgaagaggaagaggaatATGAATGGTGGAATGCACCGAAACCCGAAGACGATAGCATCAAGTGGCAGACTCTTGAGCATAATGGTGTTCTCTTTGCTCCAGAATATGAGCCACTTCCCAAGAATGTCAAACTCATTTACGACGGCAAGCCGGTGACCTTGAAtaaggaggcagaggaggtgGCGACATTCTGGGTTGCTATGATGACACCTGCCTCTTCACATCACCTAGACAACCCAGTCTTCCGCAGCAATTTCTTTAACGATTTCTCAGAGATCGTGAAGAAACACGGCGGTGCAACAGATAGAGAGGGAAACAAGGTTCAGATCAAGAGCCTGGACAAGTGTGACTTCACAAAGATCTACGACCACTGGCTTGCTAAGACAGAggcaaacaagacaaagaaCTTGTCAAAAGAGGAGAAAGAGGCCGCCAAAGCGAAGAAAGATGCACTCGAAGCGCCCTACCTCCACTGCCTATGGGATGGCCGAAAACAAAGAGTGGGCAATTTCAGAGTCGAACCCCCAAGTCTGTTCCGTGGTCGTGGCGAGCATCCCAAGACTGGTCGTGTCAAAACTCGTGTGCTTCCAGAACAAATTACCATCAATATTGGGAAGAATGCCAAGATTCCCACTCCTCCCGCAGGGCACAAGTGGAAGGCTGTGCAGCATGATCAGAAGGcaacttggctggccatgtgGCAAGAAAACATCAACGGTGCTTACAAGTATGTGATGCTTGGTGCCGCCAGTGACGTAAAGGGCCAGAGCGATTTCAAGAAATTTGAAAAGGCTCGTGAGTTGAAGAAATACATCGGCAAGATTCGCAAGGACTATTCTCGGGAGCTCAAAAGCGAGATCATGGCTGATCGTCAACGAGCCACGGCGATGTATTTGATCGACCAGCTCGCTCTCAGAGCTGGCAATGAGAAAGACACGGAGAATGAGGCCGATACAGTCGGCTGTTGCTCGCTCAAGTATGAGCACATCACACTTGAGCCACCTGACAAGGTCACATTTGACTTTTTGGGTAAGGACAGCATTAGATACAACGAGACTGCCCATGTCGAACCCCAGGTCTTCAAGAACCTGAAGCTGTTCAAGAAGGCACCAAAGACGGACGGAGATGACCTTTTCGATCGTTTGACC ACCTCACAACTTAACAAGCATCTCAACAGCTATATGACGGGTTTGACGGCAAAGGTATTCCGTACATACAATGCGTCATACACCATGTCGACGTTGTTGAAGGAACTGTCGCAAGACCCTCGATCCCGAGGCACTATCGCTGAGAAGGTCAAGCTCTACAACGACTGCAACCGTAAGGTCGCCATTCTTTGCAACCACAAGAGAACAGTGGGTGCGGGGCATGAACAGCAAATGCAGAAGATGGGTGATAGA ATCAAGGGCTTGCGATACCAGAAATGGCGAACTAAAAAGATGATTCTTGATCTCGAGCCAActcagaagaagaagaagggtgcCAGTTGGTTTGAGCTCGACGACGATCTTGACCAGGCTTGGATCCAGGAGCATCAGCAGTTCCTGATCGAGGAGCAACGCACCAAGATTACAAAGAAGTTTGAAAAAGATaatgagaagctcaaggccaacaaggagaagccaaTGCCTGAAAAGCAACTTAAGGAGCGTCTTCAGGCAGTGAAAGAGCTTGAaaccaagttcaagaaggAGAATAAGACTGGCAAGGTTGAGGCAGAGGGTAGAGGTGCCTCCGTGGAGAAGTGCATGAAAGCTATTGAAAAGCTCGATGAGCGTGTCAAGATTCTTGAGACCCAGGCCGAAGATCGCGATGGAAATAAGGAAGTTGCTCTTGGAACTTCCAAAATT AATTACATCGATCCTCGTTTGACGGTCGTATTTTCCAAGAAGTTTGACGTGCCGATTGAAAAGTTCTTTTCCAAGACTCTTCGAGACAAATTCCGATGGGCCATCAAGTCagttgaggatgttgatgactgGGAATTCTAA
- a CDS encoding ATP synthase gamma chain precursor (similar to Metarhizium acridum CQMa 102 XP_007807351.1) has translation MLSRAARPALRAAATAPVRATASPNGAATYATLREIEGRLKSIRNIQKITSTMKIVASTKLTRAQRTMAESRKYGETANEVFEAAETVAPEVEQKKSLIIVCSSDKGLCGGVHSGLSRRIRARANEVAEPFDLVIIGEKCKAQLQRTNAAGIQLSFAGVGKDIPTFADAQAIADQITMLPTEYTDVKIMYNKFINAQTYEPTLIEAFSEDAIAQSPNISAFEVDEDALINLREYSLANNLYWALAEGHACEISARRNAMDNASKNAGEMIGKYQILYNRTRQAVITGELVEIITGATASEDIQDTIDRAKAANVELLSSDLALVKQCPVILSVVPPRDAEATAQRITDALTGGSATDSVLFLDLNAVSPSTAKGMARMFERARVPVKFIDGCILGAPPRPREVAGSATDSLKSNDQDPEWRRPNIPISGPHDLSTLEPGEKLAEVLNLRSISPDIGAASGLKMCFAAIAKGFTALATQSFTTAHQLGVVDELKRQMGEILPTHLATAERSVPDMPPKAYRWVREMEEISDTMHEEGGWTKELFQGIAGVYKSVAEDAVLGKEKIGKRVRGTSVEDVAEALGEGLERKRKKME, from the exons ATGTTGTCAAGGGCGGCTCGTCCGGCTCTCCGTGCTGCGGCCACAGCTCCTGTGCG AGCTACCGCTAGCCCCAATGGAGCTGCCACCTACGCGACTCTTCGTGAAATCGAAGGACGGCTCAAGTCTATTCGTAACATCCAGAAGATCACCAGTACAATGAAGATCGTTGCCTCGACCAAGCTTACTCGCGCCCAGCGTACTATGGCCGAATCTCGCAAGTATGGTGAAACCGCCAATGAGGTCTTCGAAGCCGCCGAGACTGTTGCTCCCGAAGTTgaacagaagaagagcctcatcatcgtctgctCTTCCGACAAGGGTCTCTGCGGTGGTGTTCACTCTGGTCTCAGCCGACGCATCCGTGCCCGTGCCAACGAAGTTGCCGAGCCTTTCGACCTCGTCATCATTGGCGAAAAGTGCAAGGCTCAGCTCCAGCGAACCAACGCCGCTGGCATCCAGCTCTCGTTCGCCGGTGTTGGCAAGGACATTCCTACCTTTGCTGATGCGCAGGCCATCGCCGACCAGATCACCATGCTGCCTACTGAATACACCGACGTTAAGATTATGTACAACAAGTTCATCAACGCCCAGACCTATGAACCTACCTTGATTGAGGCATTTTCCGAGGATGCGATTGCCCAGTCCC ccaacatctccGCTTTTGAGGTCGATGAGGATGCTTTGATCAACCTCCGTGAGTACAGTCTCGCCAACAACCTGTACTGGGCTTTGGCCGAAGGCCACGCCTGTGAGATCTCTGCCCGACGAAACGCTATGGAC AATGCTTCCAAGAATGCTGGTGAGATGATCGGCAAGTACCAGATTTTGTACAACCGAACCCGACAGGCTGTCATTACCGGAGAACTGGTCGAAATTATTACTGGTGCCACCGCCTCGGAGGACAT TCAAGATACCATCGATAGGGCCAAAGCCGCCAATGTAGAACTCCTTTCATCAGACCTCGCTCTAGTAAAGCAATGCCCGGTAATTCTCTCAGTTGTGCCGCCTCGGGATGCGGAAGCCACAGCGCAGCGCATTACAGATGCCTTGACAGGAGGTTCCGCAACCGACTCTGTATTATTCCTAGACTTGAATGCTGTTTCTCCCTCAACAGCAAAGGGTATGGCGCGCATGTTCGAAAGGGCCCGGGTTCCCGTAAAGTTCATTGACGGATGCATTCTCGGCGCACCACCACGGCCAAGAGAAGTAGCTGGTTCTGCAACGGATTCTTTGAAGAGCAACGATCAAGATCCGGAATGGAGACGCCCGAATATTCCAATTTCCGGACCTCATGATCTGTCGACACTAGAACCTGGTGAGAAACTTGCCGAAGTGCTCAACTTGCGGTCTATTTCGCCGGATATTGGTGCTGCGAGTGGCCTCAAGATGTGTTTCGCTGCTATTGCAAAGGGCTTCACAGCACTGGCTACACAATCATTTACTACTGCTCATCAGCTGGGAGTAGTAGACGAACTGAAGAGGCAAATGGGCGAGATTTTACCAACCCATTTGGCTACTGCGGAGAGAAGTGTGCCGGATATGCCGCCCAAGGCATATAGATGGGTGAGGGAAATGGAAGAAATCTCAGACACAATGCATGAAGAGGGAGGGTGGACAAAGGAGTTGTTCCAGGGGATAGCTGGGGTGTACAAGTCCGTGGCAGAGGACGCGGTACttgggaaggagaagatcgGGAAAAGAGTGAGAGGGACGAGTGTCGAGGATGTGGCGGAGGCCCTGGGAGAGGgtttggagagaaagaggaaaaagATGGAATAA